Proteins encoded in a region of the Mycolicibacterium neoaurum genome:
- a CDS encoding carboxymuconolactone decarboxylase family protein, giving the protein MTDRRQQGLQKMNEVYGWEMPDIQGDPYFDLTVEHLFGDIWTRPGLSMRDKRLLTLASVTAVGNSDLAEIQINAALHNEEFTAEELKEVAVFITHYLGFPLGSKLDGAVSKVVRQRRKAEKAQGAEDKRANVDAALRMHSGKSLDDQ; this is encoded by the coding sequence ATGACCGACCGTCGGCAGCAGGGCCTGCAGAAGATGAACGAGGTCTACGGCTGGGAGATGCCCGATATCCAGGGTGATCCGTATTTCGACCTGACCGTCGAGCATCTCTTCGGTGACATCTGGACCAGGCCCGGCCTGTCGATGCGGGACAAGCGGCTGTTGACCCTGGCGTCGGTGACCGCGGTGGGGAACTCCGATCTGGCCGAGATCCAGATCAACGCGGCCCTGCACAACGAGGAATTCACCGCCGAGGAACTCAAGGAGGTGGCCGTGTTCATCACGCACTACCTGGGATTCCCGCTCGGGTCCAAGCTCGACGGCGCCGTGAGCAAGGTGGTGCGGCAGCGTCGCAAGGCCGAGAAGGCCCAGGGCGCGGAGGACAAGCGCGCCAATGTCGATGCCGCGCTGCGGATGCATTCCGGGAAATCACTCGATGACCAGTAG
- a CDS encoding NAD(P)-dependent oxidoreductase — protein MKLGYIGLGNQGAPMAKKLADWPDGLIVFDVRTEAMTPLAELGAQLADSVADVAKADVISVTVLNDAQVRDVVTELGEHAAPGTVIAIHSTIEPGTAPELAERLAAKGVHVVDAPVSGGAGAADKGELAVMVGASDEAYTAVKPVFKKWASLVVRAGEPGAGTRMKLARNMLTFIGFAASCEAMALAEASGIDLQKLGRVVRHSDAQSGGPGAIILRDDTGSLEPDHWLFDMFTHTRGLGEKDLSLALGLGEAVGVELPLAQVALQNLADGLGVPHTKEQ, from the coding sequence ATGAAACTCGGGTATATCGGCCTGGGCAACCAGGGTGCGCCGATGGCCAAGAAGCTCGCCGACTGGCCGGACGGCCTGATCGTCTTCGACGTCCGCACCGAGGCGATGACGCCGTTGGCGGAGCTCGGTGCGCAACTTGCCGACAGTGTCGCCGATGTGGCCAAGGCCGATGTCATCAGCGTGACGGTGCTCAACGACGCCCAGGTGCGCGACGTGGTCACCGAACTGGGTGAGCACGCTGCGCCCGGCACCGTCATCGCCATCCACTCCACGATCGAACCGGGTACCGCACCCGAGCTGGCCGAACGGCTGGCCGCCAAGGGGGTTCACGTCGTCGACGCCCCGGTCAGCGGGGGAGCCGGGGCAGCGGACAAGGGTGAGCTCGCCGTGATGGTCGGAGCCTCCGATGAGGCCTATACCGCGGTCAAACCCGTGTTCAAGAAGTGGGCCTCGCTGGTCGTGCGCGCCGGTGAGCCCGGCGCGGGCACCCGGATGAAGCTGGCGCGCAACATGTTGACCTTCATCGGATTCGCCGCCTCCTGCGAGGCGATGGCCTTGGCCGAGGCGTCGGGCATCGACCTGCAGAAGCTGGGCCGGGTGGTACGCCACAGCGACGCCCAGAGCGGTGGGCCCGGCGCGATCATCCTGCGCGATGACACCGGATCGCTGGAGCCCGATCACTGGCTGTTCGACATGTTCACCCACACCCGCGGTCTCGGCGAGAAGGACCTTTCGCTGGCGCTCGGTCTCGGTGAGGCTGTGGGAGTAGAACTTCCGTTGGCGCAGGTGGCGTTGCAGAACCTGGCCGACGGCCTCGGAGTGCCACACACGAAGGAGCAATGA
- a CDS encoding SDR family oxidoreductase: MYPEFKDKVGIVTGAGGGIGQAYAEALAREGVAVVVADINLEGAQKVADGIKGEGGNALAVRVDVSDPESARDMAAQTLSEFGGIDYLVNNAAIFGGMKLDFLVTVDPEYYKKFMSVNLDGALWCTRAVYKKMAKRGGGAIVNQSSTAAWLYANFYGLAKVGVNGLTQQLSRELGGQNIRINAIAPGPIDTEANRTTTPQEMVADIVKAIPLSRMGQPDDLVGMCLFLLSDQAKWITGQIFNVDGGQIIRS; this comes from the coding sequence ATGTACCCGGAATTCAAGGACAAGGTCGGTATCGTCACCGGCGCCGGCGGCGGTATCGGCCAGGCCTATGCCGAGGCGCTGGCCCGCGAGGGCGTGGCCGTGGTGGTCGCCGATATCAACCTCGAGGGCGCCCAGAAGGTGGCCGACGGTATCAAGGGCGAGGGCGGCAACGCGCTGGCGGTGCGGGTCGACGTGTCCGATCCCGAATCGGCGAGGGATATGGCGGCGCAGACGCTCTCGGAATTCGGCGGGATCGACTACCTGGTCAACAATGCCGCCATCTTCGGCGGCATGAAGCTCGACTTCCTGGTGACCGTGGACCCCGAGTACTACAAGAAGTTCATGAGCGTGAACCTCGACGGTGCGCTGTGGTGCACCCGTGCGGTGTACAAGAAGATGGCCAAACGCGGCGGCGGCGCAATCGTCAACCAATCCTCTACGGCGGCATGGCTGTACGCGAACTTCTACGGACTGGCCAAGGTGGGCGTCAACGGCCTGACCCAGCAGTTGTCCAGGGAACTCGGCGGCCAGAACATCCGCATCAACGCGATCGCGCCCGGACCGATCGACACCGAGGCCAACCGCACCACCACCCCGCAGGAGATGGTCGCCGATATCGTCAAGGCCATCCCGCTCTCCCGGATGGGCCAGCCGGACGACCTGGTGGGCATGTGCCTCTTCCTGCTCAGCGATCAGGCCAAGTGGATCACCGGGCAGATCTTCAACGTCGACGGCGGACAGATCATCCGGTCATGA
- a CDS encoding aldehyde dehydrogenase — protein sequence MSILADRESRLLIDGKLVEGSGGTFETVNPATEEVLGVAANADESDMGAAIGAARTAFDETDWSTNTELRVRCLRQLREALQANIEDLRELTISEVGAPRMLTAGAQLEGPIDDLAFSADTAASYQWRTDLGHATPQGMPTNRVVAREAVGVVGAITPWNFPHQINLAKIGPALAAGNTLILKPAPDTPWAAAVLGEIITEHTDFPAGVINIVTSDDHGVGALLSQDPRVDMVSFTGSTNTGRAVMTDAAVTIKKVFLELGGKSAFVVLDDADLAGACSMAAFTVAMHAGQGCAITTRLVVPRAKYDEAVEAAAATLGGIKPGDPNSKRTVCGPVISARQRDRIQGYLDAAIAEGGRFACGGGRPADLDRGFFIEPTVIAGLDNSAKVSREEIFGPVLTVIAHDGDDDAVRIANDSPYGLSGTVFSGDDARAQAVATRLRVGTVNVNGGVWYSADAPFGGYKQSGIGREMGVAGFEEYLETKLIATLAT from the coding sequence ATGTCGATTCTGGCCGATCGCGAAAGCCGATTGCTCATCGACGGCAAGCTCGTCGAAGGGAGTGGCGGGACCTTCGAGACGGTCAATCCGGCTACCGAGGAGGTGCTCGGCGTCGCCGCCAATGCCGACGAATCCGATATGGGGGCGGCCATCGGGGCGGCCCGCACCGCATTCGACGAGACCGATTGGTCGACGAACACCGAGCTGCGGGTGCGCTGCCTGCGCCAGCTCCGCGAGGCCTTGCAGGCCAATATCGAGGACCTGCGGGAGCTGACGATCTCCGAGGTGGGCGCGCCGCGGATGTTGACCGCCGGTGCCCAACTGGAAGGTCCCATCGACGATCTGGCGTTCTCGGCCGACACGGCGGCGAGCTATCAGTGGCGCACCGATCTGGGGCATGCCACGCCGCAAGGCATGCCGACCAACCGCGTGGTGGCCCGCGAGGCGGTCGGCGTCGTCGGCGCCATCACGCCGTGGAACTTCCCGCATCAGATCAACCTGGCCAAGATCGGGCCCGCCCTGGCGGCCGGTAACACGCTGATCCTCAAGCCGGCACCGGACACCCCGTGGGCGGCCGCGGTACTCGGCGAGATCATCACCGAGCACACCGATTTCCCGGCCGGCGTGATCAACATCGTGACCTCCGACGATCACGGGGTCGGGGCGTTGCTGTCCCAGGATCCCAGGGTCGACATGGTGTCGTTCACCGGTTCGACCAACACCGGGCGTGCCGTGATGACCGATGCCGCGGTCACCATCAAGAAGGTGTTCTTGGAACTCGGCGGAAAGTCGGCCTTCGTGGTGCTCGACGACGCCGATCTGGCAGGCGCGTGCTCGATGGCGGCCTTCACCGTGGCCATGCACGCCGGACAGGGTTGCGCGATCACGACCCGCCTCGTCGTGCCGCGGGCGAAGTACGACGAGGCCGTGGAGGCGGCGGCCGCGACGTTGGGTGGGATCAAACCGGGAGACCCGAACAGCAAGCGCACCGTCTGCGGGCCGGTGATCTCGGCGCGTCAGCGCGACCGCATCCAGGGCTACCTGGATGCGGCGATCGCCGAGGGCGGCCGATTCGCCTGTGGCGGAGGTCGCCCCGCTGACCTGGATCGCGGCTTCTTCATCGAGCCGACCGTCATTGCCGGACTGGACAACTCGGCCAAGGTTTCCCGCGAGGAGATCTTCGGCCCGGTGCTGACAGTCATCGCCCACGACGGTGACGATGACGCGGTGCGCATCGCCAACGATTCGCCCTACGGGCTTTCAGGCACCGTCTTCTCCGGTGACGACGCCCGCGCCCAGGCGGTCGCCACCCGGCTGCGGGTCGGCACCGTCAACGTCAACGGCGGTGTCTGGTACTCCGCGGACGCCCCGTTCGGCGGTTACAAGCAATCCGGGATCGGCCGCGAGATGGGTGTGGCCGGTTTCGAGGAGTATCTGGAGACCAAGCTCATCGCCACGCTCGCCACCTGA
- a CDS encoding TetR/AcrR family transcriptional regulator — translation MSSDSVVTVTGNKSDGPAETTRNRRQEETFRKVMTAGMEMLRETSYADLTVRAVAARAKVAPATAYTYFSSKNHLIAEVYLDLVKQVPYFTDVNDAMSTRVDKAVRALTLVVADEPDLAAACTTALLSGSSDPAVRTVRDRIGTEIHKRIRSAVGPDADPRIVSALEMTFFGALVNAGSGAFTYHQIADRLTYVVGLILGEDQ, via the coding sequence GTGTCCAGCGATTCGGTGGTGACCGTCACAGGCAACAAGAGCGACGGTCCGGCGGAAACGACGCGCAATCGCCGCCAGGAGGAGACCTTCCGCAAGGTCATGACCGCCGGGATGGAGATGCTGCGCGAGACCTCGTATGCCGACCTGACGGTGCGCGCGGTCGCCGCGCGGGCCAAGGTCGCCCCGGCAACGGCGTACACCTACTTCTCGTCGAAGAACCATCTGATCGCCGAGGTGTACCTCGACCTCGTCAAGCAGGTGCCCTACTTCACCGATGTCAACGACGCCATGAGCACCAGGGTCGACAAGGCCGTACGAGCCCTGACCCTGGTCGTCGCCGACGAGCCGGATCTCGCCGCCGCCTGCACGACCGCCCTGCTGAGCGGCAGCAGTGATCCGGCCGTCCGCACCGTCCGCGACCGCATCGGTACCGAGATCCACAAGCGCATCCGTTCGGCGGTCGGTCCCGACGCCGATCCCCGGATCGTCTCAGCCCTGGAGATGACGTTCTTCGGCGCGCTCGTCAACGCCGGCAGCGGCGCCTTCACCTACCACCAGATCGCCGATCGACTCACCTACGTCGTCGGCCTCATCCTCGGAGAGGATCAATGA
- a CDS encoding cytochrome P450: protein MSSPTVDLILDPYSYDFHEDPYPYYKRLRDEAPIYHNEELKFWALSRHQDVVAGFRNSVALSNKHGVSLDPISRNDEAHRVMSFLALDDPGHLRLRTLVSKGFTPRRIRELEGRVTEIAHQHLDTALQADHLDFVDDFAGKLPMDVISELMGVPDSDRVRIRAQADAVMHREDGVADVPDSAIAASGELLMYYADMVKQRRKRPSDDLTSALVEAEIDGDRLTDDEIMAFLFLMVVAGNETTTKLLANAAYWGHKNPGQLAPVFDNHDLVTPWVEETLRYDASSQILARAVVDDLTFYDTTVPAGDVLVLLIGSANRDERVFENPDEYRIDREIGSKTVSFGSGAHFCLGAHLARMEARVALTELFKRIRGYEVDEDNAVRVHSSSVRGFAHLPMTVTLR, encoded by the coding sequence ATGAGCTCTCCCACCGTCGATCTGATACTCGACCCCTACAGCTACGACTTCCACGAAGATCCGTACCCGTATTACAAGCGGCTGCGTGACGAGGCCCCGATCTACCACAACGAAGAGCTCAAGTTCTGGGCGTTGTCACGCCATCAGGATGTGGTCGCGGGGTTCCGCAACAGCGTTGCGCTGTCCAACAAGCACGGCGTCTCACTGGACCCGATCTCCCGAAACGACGAAGCCCATCGGGTCATGTCATTCCTGGCGCTCGACGACCCCGGCCATCTGCGACTGCGCACGCTGGTGTCGAAGGGGTTCACCCCGCGCCGCATCCGTGAGCTCGAGGGTCGGGTCACCGAGATCGCCCACCAGCACCTCGATACCGCGCTGCAGGCCGATCATCTCGACTTTGTCGACGATTTCGCCGGCAAGCTGCCGATGGACGTCATCTCGGAGTTGATGGGCGTTCCGGACTCCGACCGGGTCCGCATCCGAGCCCAGGCCGACGCGGTGATGCACCGCGAGGATGGGGTTGCCGACGTTCCCGATTCGGCCATCGCCGCCTCCGGCGAGCTCTTGATGTACTACGCGGACATGGTCAAGCAGCGCCGAAAGCGGCCCTCCGACGACCTGACCTCGGCCTTGGTCGAGGCGGAGATCGACGGCGACCGGCTCACCGACGACGAGATCATGGCCTTCCTGTTCCTGATGGTCGTCGCCGGCAACGAGACCACCACCAAACTGCTTGCCAATGCCGCCTATTGGGGACACAAGAATCCGGGGCAGCTTGCACCGGTCTTCGACAACCATGACCTGGTGACGCCCTGGGTCGAGGAGACGCTGCGTTATGACGCATCCAGCCAGATCCTCGCCCGTGCGGTCGTCGATGACCTCACGTTCTACGACACCACCGTCCCGGCCGGTGATGTGCTGGTATTGCTGATCGGTTCGGCCAATCGCGACGAGCGGGTCTTCGAGAATCCCGATGAGTACCGCATCGACCGCGAAATCGGTTCCAAGACAGTGAGTTTCGGAAGTGGCGCGCACTTCTGCCTCGGGGCCCACCTGGCGCGCATGGAGGCCAGGGTGGCGTTGACCGAGTTGTTCAAACGAATCCGCGGTTACGAGGTCGACGAGGACAACGCCGTCCGCGTCCACTCCAGCAGTGTGCGCGGGTTCGCCCACCTCCCGATGACCGTCACCCTCCGTTGA
- a CDS encoding SDR family oxidoreductase: MPRFDPLPERRPTLVAGASSGIGEATAIRLARNGFPVALGARRVEKLDEIVGKIRADGGEAIAVHLDVTDPDSVKAAVEQTTTELGEIEVLVAGAGDTYFGKLESISTEEFDSQVQIHLIGANRIASAVLPGMIERRRGDLIFVGSDVSLRQRPHMGAYGAAKAALVAMVNNYQMELEGTGVRASIVHPGPTKTSMGWSLPAELIGPALEDWAKWGQARHDYFLRADDLARAITFVAETPRGGFVANMELQPEAPLADTKDRQKLALGEEGMPQNG, translated from the coding sequence ATGCCCAGATTCGATCCCCTGCCCGAACGTCGACCGACGCTGGTGGCCGGTGCTTCCTCCGGTATCGGTGAAGCCACTGCGATCCGGCTCGCCCGCAACGGTTTTCCCGTCGCACTCGGCGCCCGCCGGGTGGAAAAGCTGGACGAGATCGTCGGCAAGATCCGCGCCGACGGCGGCGAGGCCATCGCGGTGCACCTCGACGTGACAGATCCGGACTCGGTGAAGGCGGCCGTCGAGCAGACGACCACCGAACTCGGCGAAATCGAAGTCCTGGTCGCCGGAGCCGGTGACACCTACTTCGGCAAGCTCGAGTCGATCAGCACCGAGGAGTTCGACTCCCAGGTGCAGATCCACCTCATCGGTGCCAACCGCATCGCCTCGGCCGTCCTGCCAGGGATGATCGAACGCCGGCGAGGGGACCTGATCTTCGTCGGCTCCGACGTCTCGCTGCGGCAGCGTCCGCACATGGGTGCCTACGGCGCGGCCAAGGCCGCTCTGGTGGCGATGGTGAACAACTACCAGATGGAGCTCGAAGGCACCGGCGTGCGCGCCTCCATCGTTCACCCTGGGCCGACCAAGACATCCATGGGCTGGAGTCTGCCCGCCGAGCTGATCGGACCGGCCCTCGAGGACTGGGCCAAGTGGGGCCAGGCCAGGCATGACTACTTCCTGCGCGCGGATGACCTCGCGCGGGCCATCACGTTCGTCGCCGAGACGCCGCGCGGCGGCTTCGTCGCCAACATGGAGCTGCAGCCAGAGGCTCCGCTCGCCGATACCAAGGACCGCCAGAAGCTCGCCCTCGGCGAAGAAGGGATGCCGCAGAATGGCTGA
- a CDS encoding cytochrome P450: MADLKEVERVSGGEEEHGHLEEFRTDPIGLMWRIRNECGDAGWFQLADKQVVLLSGAEANEFFFRSTDSELNQAEAYPFMTPIFGEGVVFDADPERRAEMLHNTALRGEQMKGHAATIENEVRRMTENWGESGEIDLLEFFAELTIYTSTACLIGLKFRNQLDSRFANYYHLLERGTDPLCYVDPYLPIESFRIRDEARASLVELVQEVMDERIANPPSDKNDRDLLDVLVSIKDEDGNARFTANEVTGMFISLMFAGHHTSSGTSSWTLIELLRNPEFYAKVQNELDELYSDGQEVSFHALRQIPNLDNALKETLRLHPPLIILMRVAQDEFEVGGHPIHKGQMVAASPAISNRIPEDFPDPDAFDPDRYNKPRQEDLINRWTWIPFGAGRHRCVGAAFAQMQIKAIFSVLLRDYEFEMAQPAESYRNDHSKMVVQLARPAKVRYRRRIKG, translated from the coding sequence ATGGCTGATCTGAAGGAAGTAGAACGTGTTTCAGGTGGCGAGGAAGAGCACGGCCACCTCGAGGAGTTCCGTACCGATCCGATCGGCCTGATGTGGCGCATCCGGAACGAGTGCGGGGACGCCGGGTGGTTCCAGCTCGCCGACAAGCAGGTGGTGCTGCTGTCCGGAGCCGAGGCGAACGAGTTCTTCTTCCGCTCCACCGACAGTGAGCTCAACCAGGCCGAGGCGTACCCGTTCATGACGCCGATCTTCGGTGAGGGTGTGGTGTTCGACGCGGATCCGGAACGCCGCGCCGAGATGCTGCACAACACCGCACTGCGTGGTGAGCAGATGAAGGGCCACGCGGCGACCATCGAGAACGAAGTCCGCCGGATGACGGAGAACTGGGGCGAATCCGGTGAGATCGATCTGCTGGAGTTCTTCGCCGAACTGACCATCTACACCTCGACGGCATGCCTGATCGGGCTGAAGTTCCGCAATCAGCTGGACTCCCGGTTCGCCAATTACTACCACCTACTCGAACGCGGAACCGACCCGCTGTGTTACGTCGACCCCTATCTTCCGATCGAGAGCTTCCGCATCCGTGACGAGGCCCGGGCCAGCCTCGTCGAGTTGGTGCAGGAGGTGATGGACGAGCGAATTGCCAACCCGCCCAGCGACAAGAATGATCGTGATCTGCTCGACGTGCTGGTCTCGATCAAGGATGAGGACGGTAACGCACGGTTCACCGCCAATGAGGTCACCGGCATGTTCATCTCGCTGATGTTCGCCGGACATCACACCAGCTCAGGCACCTCCTCGTGGACGCTGATCGAGCTGCTGCGCAACCCGGAGTTCTACGCCAAAGTGCAAAACGAACTCGACGAGCTGTACTCCGACGGCCAGGAGGTCAGTTTCCATGCGCTGCGCCAGATCCCGAACCTCGACAACGCCCTCAAGGAGACGTTGCGCCTGCATCCGCCGCTGATCATCCTGATGCGGGTGGCCCAGGACGAATTCGAGGTCGGCGGCCACCCGATCCACAAGGGCCAGATGGTGGCCGCCTCGCCGGCGATCTCCAACCGGATCCCCGAGGACTTCCCCGACCCGGACGCTTTCGATCCCGATCGCTACAACAAACCGCGCCAGGAAGATCTGATCAACAGGTGGACCTGGATCCCATTCGGCGCGGGCCGCCATCGCTGCGTCGGCGCGGCGTTCGCCCAGATGCAGATCAAGGCCATCTTCTCGGTATTGTTGCGCGACTACGAGTTCGAGATGGCTCAGCCGGCCGAGAGCTACCGCAATGACCACTCCAAGATGGTGGTTCAGCTGGCCCGCCCGGCAAAGGTCCGCTACCGCAGGCGCATCAAGGGCTGA
- a CDS encoding ferredoxin: MGCYRIELDEDLCQGHAMCELEAPDVFKVPKRGVVEIIDHEPPDELRDAVELAVDMCPTRALSIIEKN; the protein is encoded by the coding sequence ATGGGTTGCTATCGAATAGAACTCGACGAGGACCTGTGCCAGGGGCACGCCATGTGCGAACTGGAGGCACCGGATGTGTTCAAGGTGCCCAAGCGCGGAGTCGTCGAGATCATCGACCATGAACCACCCGACGAGCTCCGCGATGCCGTGGAACTCGCCGTCGACATGTGCCCCACCCGCGCTCTATCGATAATCGAAAAAAACTGA
- a CDS encoding nuclear transport factor 2 family protein, which translates to MASREALEDWVQRWLKANRDAEAAGDWKPLADFYTEDATYGWNIGPKEDVMCLNRDEIRDVALGLEMEGLENWAYEYQKTLIDEKQNEIVGFWKQIAHKSDGTKDEIYGIGGSWFRLNDDLLIEWQRDFFDFGHVQKAFMKLISSGDLTPTMQKRIERSLAGEKLPGYYPLGEAPVPLW; encoded by the coding sequence ATGGCGTCAAGGGAAGCTCTCGAAGACTGGGTACAGCGCTGGCTGAAGGCCAACCGCGATGCCGAGGCCGCCGGTGACTGGAAGCCGTTGGCGGACTTCTACACCGAGGACGCGACGTACGGCTGGAACATCGGTCCCAAAGAAGACGTCATGTGCCTCAACCGGGACGAGATCCGCGATGTCGCACTGGGACTGGAGATGGAGGGTCTGGAGAACTGGGCCTACGAGTACCAGAAGACCCTCATCGACGAGAAGCAGAACGAGATCGTCGGCTTCTGGAAGCAGATCGCCCATAAGAGCGACGGCACCAAGGACGAGATCTACGGTATCGGCGGCAGCTGGTTCCGGCTGAATGACGATCTGCTGATCGAGTGGCAGCGCGACTTCTTCGACTTCGGACATGTCCAGAAGGCGTTCATGAAGCTGATCTCCTCCGGTGACCTGACCCCGACCATGCAGAAGCGGATCGAGCGGTCGCTTGCCGGCGAGAAGCTTCCGGGTTATTACCCGCTCGGAGAGGCACCCGTACCCCTCTGGTGA
- a CDS encoding NDMA-dependent alcohol dehydrogenase codes for MKTKGALIYEFNQPWSIEEIEIGDPVKDEVKIQMEASGMCHSDHHLVTGDIPMAGFPVLGGHEGAGVVTEVGPGVEHIAPGDHVVLSFIPSCGECPACQEGLRNLCDLGAGLLAGTAVSDGTHRIHSVKTGEPVIPMTLLGTFSPYMVVHKSSVVKIDPSIPFEVACLVGCGVTTGYGSAVRSGDVRPGDDVVIVGVGGVGTGALQGALNAGARNIFAVDPVEFKRDNALKFGATHAYPDIFSAMAGVAEVTQGRMAHKTIVTVGELKGEDIDHYMNITAKGGTVVATAVANMAENDVKLNLSMLTLLQKRLQGTIFGGGNPHHDIPQLLSMYKAGRLNLDDMVTRQYRLEQINDGYADMLEGRNIRGVIRYTDADR; via the coding sequence ATGAAGACAAAAGGCGCTCTCATCTACGAGTTCAACCAGCCGTGGTCGATCGAGGAGATCGAGATCGGCGACCCCGTCAAGGACGAGGTCAAGATCCAGATGGAAGCCTCGGGCATGTGCCATTCCGATCACCACCTGGTGACCGGTGACATCCCGATGGCCGGTTTCCCGGTGCTGGGTGGGCACGAGGGTGCCGGCGTGGTGACCGAGGTGGGCCCGGGAGTCGAGCACATCGCCCCCGGTGACCACGTGGTGCTGTCGTTCATCCCGTCCTGCGGTGAATGTCCGGCATGCCAGGAGGGGCTGCGCAACCTGTGCGATCTGGGCGCCGGACTGCTCGCCGGCACGGCCGTCTCCGACGGCACCCACCGGATCCACTCCGTCAAGACGGGCGAGCCGGTCATCCCGATGACCCTGCTGGGCACCTTCAGCCCGTACATGGTGGTGCACAAGAGCTCGGTGGTGAAGATCGACCCGAGCATCCCGTTCGAGGTGGCCTGCCTGGTCGGTTGCGGTGTGACCACCGGCTACGGCTCGGCCGTCCGCAGCGGCGACGTGCGTCCCGGTGACGATGTCGTGATCGTGGGCGTCGGCGGTGTCGGGACCGGCGCCCTGCAAGGCGCACTGAATGCCGGCGCGCGCAACATCTTCGCCGTCGACCCGGTCGAGTTCAAGCGCGACAACGCGCTGAAATTCGGTGCCACCCATGCCTACCCGGACATCTTCAGCGCCATGGCCGGTGTCGCCGAGGTGACCCAGGGCCGGATGGCGCACAAGACCATCGTCACCGTCGGTGAGCTCAAGGGCGAGGACATCGACCACTACATGAACATCACCGCCAAGGGCGGCACCGTGGTGGCCACGGCGGTGGCGAACATGGCCGAGAACGACGTCAAGCTCAACCTGTCCATGCTGACCCTGTTGCAGAAGCGTCTGCAGGGCACCATCTTCGGCGGCGGCAATCCCCATCACGACATTCCGCAGCTGCTGTCGATGTACAAGGCAGGCCGGCTCAATCTCGACGACATGGTGACCCGGCAGTACCGGCTCGAGCAGATCAACGACGGCTACGCCGACATGCTGGAGGGCCGCAACATCCGCGGGGTCATCCGCTACACCGACGCCGACCGGTAG
- a CDS encoding nuclear transport factor 2 family protein, translating to MTQSSQDTAVSPVVAASQNSWRCVQSGDREGWLALMADDIVVEDPIGEAVTNPDGTGVRGKAALAAFYDTNIGPNQLRVTCEATFPSSSPTEIAYILVLETTFPNGFVATVRGVFTYRVDDAGLITNLRGYWNMDAMTFTEASDR from the coding sequence ATGACCCAGAGCTCGCAGGACACCGCGGTCTCCCCGGTTGTCGCGGCGTCACAGAACTCGTGGCGCTGCGTGCAATCGGGCGACCGGGAGGGCTGGCTGGCGCTGATGGCCGACGATATCGTCGTCGAAGATCCCATCGGCGAAGCCGTCACCAACCCCGACGGCACCGGGGTGCGTGGGAAGGCCGCACTGGCGGCGTTCTACGACACCAATATCGGCCCCAACCAGCTGCGCGTCACCTGTGAGGCGACGTTTCCGTCGAGCAGTCCCACGGAGATCGCCTACATCCTGGTGCTGGAGACGACGTTCCCGAACGGTTTCGTCGCCACGGTGCGGGGCGTGTTCACCTACCGCGTCGACGACGCGGGCCTGATCACCAACCTGCGTGGTTACTGGAACATGGACGCCATGACCTTCACCGAGGCCTCCGATCGCTAG